In one window of Gossypium hirsutum isolate 1008001.06 chromosome A01, Gossypium_hirsutum_v2.1, whole genome shotgun sequence DNA:
- the LOC107937548 gene encoding probable beta-D-xylosidase 7 — MSESRWNENGDLVGLIKTLPALYFTAQKIVTKMKLKYPFVLIHISTVVLILAESSRPPFACDSSHPLTKSYPFCKPTLPINQRVQDLISRLTLDEKISQLVNSAPPIPRLGIPEYEWWSEALHGVAYFPGLHTGMSLNGTIQSATSFPQVILTAASFDVHLWYRIGQAVGREARAIYNAGQATGMTFWAPNINIFRDPRWGRGQETPGEDPVVTGKYAVSFVRGIQGDTFEGGKLGHHLQASACCKHFTAYDLDNWKGVNRFVFNAKVSLQDLADTYMPPFRSCIEEGKASGIMCAYNRVNGVPNCADYNLLSKTARAQWGFDGYITSDCDAVSIIHEEQGYAKLPEDAVADVLKAGMDVNCGNYLKNYTKSAVVKRKLPISEIDRALHNLFSVRMRLGLFDGNPLQQPFGKIGPDQVCSQEHQNLALEAARNSIVLLKNTYRLLPFSKAKTTSLAVIGPNANSAKTLLGNYAGIPCKTVTPLQGLQRYVKDIRYHPGCNAVNCSYALTDQAVKVAKGAEYVVLVMGLDQTQEREELDRVDLVLSPKQQNLISTLARAAKNPVVLVLLSGGPVDISFAKNDKHIGSILWAGYPGEAGGLALAEIIFGDHNPGGRLPVTWYPQSFVKVPMTDMRMRPEPSSGYPGRTYRFYQGQKVFEFGYGLSYSSYSYEFLPVAQNKVYLNHQIKSPKAELENSNALKHVPVSELGTELCSKRIPVTVRAQNHGDMAGRHPLLLFVRSAKAGNGRPEKQLVGFQSVILNAGERADVEFELSPCEHLSTVNEDGLMVIEEGSHLLSIEDKESEITVIL, encoded by the exons ATGAGTGAGAGTAGATGGAATGAAAACGGTGACCTTGTCGGTCTTATAAAAACGCTTCCTGCTCTCTACTTCACAGCTCAAAAAATAGTAACGAAGATGAAGTTGAAATATCCCTTTGTCCTCATTCACATTAGCACAGTGGTGCTTATCTTAGCAGAGTCAAGTCGGCCGCCATTTGCCTGCGATTCATCTCACCCACTAACCAAATCTTACCCATTCTGCAAACCTACACTTCCCATCAACCAAAGAGTCCAAGATCTCATCTCCAGGCTCACATTAGATGAGAAGATATCCCAACTCGTTAACTCAGCTCCACCCATTCCTAGACTCGGCATCCCCGAGTATGAATGGTGGTCCGAAGCCTTACATGGTGTTGCCTATTTCCCCGGTTTACATACTGGTATGAGTCTCAACGGGACCATTCAGTCCGCCACTAGTTTCCCCCAAGTCATTCTCACTGCTGCTTCCTTCGATGTTCATCTTTGGTACCGCATTGGTCAG GCAGTTGGAAGGGAAGCTAGAGCCATATATAATGCTGGACAAGCTACGGGGATGACattttgggcaccaaatattAACATATTTAGGGACCCAAGGTGGGGAAGAGGCCAAGAGACACCAGGTGAGGATCCTGTTGTTACTGGGAAATATGCAGTCTCGTTCGTGAGAGGCATACAAGGGGATACTTTTGAAGGAGGGAAACTTGGCCATCATCTTCAAGCTTCAGCTTGTTGTAAGCATTTTACAGCTTATGATTTGGATAACTGGAAAGGAGTCAAccgttttgtctttaatgcaaag GTTAGTTTACAGGATTTAGCAGATACATATATGCCTCCATTTAGGAGTTGCATAGAGGAAGGTAAAGCCAGTGGGATAATGTGTGCTTACAATCGTGTTAATGGAGTCCCCAATTGTGCAGATTACAATCTCTTGTCAAAAACAGCCAGAGCACAATGGGGTTTCGATGG GTACATAACATCTGACTGTGATGCTGTCTCCATCATTCATGAGGAACAAGGATATGCTAAATTACCAGAGGATGCAGTGGCCGATGTTCTTAAAGCTG GAATGGATGTCAACTGTGGTAACTATTTGAAGAACTACACCAAATCAGCTGTCGTAAAGAGAAAATTGCCTATATCTGAAATAGATAGAGCCCTTCATAACCTTTTCTCTGTTCGAATGAGACTGGGGCTTTTCGATGGCAATCCACTACAACAGCCTTTTGGTAAGATTGGTCCAGACCAAGTTTGTTCCCAAGAGCATCAGAATCTTGCCCTTGAGGCTGCTCGCAACAGCATTGTCCTTTTAAAAAACACCTACAGACTCCTCCCATTTTCGAAAGCAAAAACTACTTCTCTTGCAGTAATAGGCCCTAATGCCAATTCTGCAAAAACACTACTTGGCAACTATGCAGGCATTCCTTGCAAAACTGTTACACCTCTGCAAGGGTTGCAAAGATATGTTAAAGACATCAGGTATCACCCAGGTTGTAATGCAGTTAACTGTTCTTATGCTTTGACTGACCAAGCTGTGAAAGTAGCAAAAGGGGCAGAATATGTGGTGTTAGTAATGGGATTGGATCAAACCCAAGAGAGGGAAGAACTTGATCGTGTAGACTTGGTTCTTTCACCAAAGCAACAGAACCTGATCTCTACACTCGCAAGAGCAGCTAAGAATCCAGTTGTTTTGGTGCTTCTTTCTGGAGGTCCAGTGGATATAAGCTTTGCCAAAAACGATAAACACATTGGAAGCATTCTATGGGCTGGTTATCCAGGTGAAGCTGGAGGTCTTGCATTAGCAGAAATTATATTTGGCGATCACAATCCAG GAGGGAGGTTACCGGTTACTTGGTATCCACAGAGTTTTGTTAAAGTACCAATGACAGACATGAGAATGCGTCCTGAACCATCATCAGGCTATCCTGGACGCACTTACAGGTTCTACCAAGGACAAAAGGTTTTTGAATTTGGTTATGGTCTGAGCTACTCAAGCTATTCTTATGAATTTCTCCCTGTAGCACAAAACAAGGTCTATTTAAACCATCAGATAAAGTCTCCAAAGGCTGAGCTTGAGAACTCAAATGCTCTCAAACACGTACCAGTTTCAGAGTTAGGAACAGAACTTTGCAGTAAGAGAATCCCAGTCACAGTTAGAGCTCAAAACCATGGTGATATGGCAGGTAGGCATCCACTTTTGCTATTTGTCAGGTCAGCAAAAGCTGGTAATGGAAGGCCTGAAAAACAACTGGTTGGATTCCAGAGTGTTATTCTGAATGCTGGGGAAAGAGCAGATGTTGAATTTGAGTTGAGCCCTTGCGAGCATCTTAGCACAGTCAATGAAGATGGTTTGATGGTCATTGAGGAAGGTTCTCATCTCTTGAGCATTGAAGACAAAGAATCTGAGATAACAGTCATCCTATGA
- the LOC107937550 gene encoding metallophosphoesterase 1, producing the protein MMAAAAWRSLLPVIMISIFMVYEEWVSFPFCKLLPSTTYSPDKHVENVDDSLEDLKVMMVANLLLLGSEAGFVNLYFRDYYMSKFFKKSFQSLNPDMLLVLGDVSAKGSELSRTKWLSVLHQFDNMLGPFLDLPLHVILGDRDVGECSGLCSNSVNWIARNFPGLDSSGCGAFEISNISFVSLNAVALICGNNKLRFDVEKVIERESVDLQMEIEGMDEANKIEGMDEANNGFGMFSEMSNDFRWRVNAMKSGSGPVLLLHFPLYRSGKTHIAEGSTFKSIIDPSGKVPASAQGEGFSGTGPYDLSQTVPPNATEYIFHALKPRIIFSAHTQEFSDHTHSDGTREVTIPAMTWKVRDDPGFIVATFQRNKSAGAKSTRVGTWACGQPMWLIRACGLPVWKCPGRVDPENNSICPFWLVFRSFRSQMLS; encoded by the exons ATGATGGCAGCAGCTGCTTGGAGGTCTTTATTGCCTGTAATAATGATCTCTATTTTCATGGTATACGAAGAGTGGGTCTCCTTCCCTTTTTGCAAACTCCTCCCAAGCACCACCTACAGTCCCGACAAACATGTCGAGAACGTAGATGATTCGCTGGAGGATCTTAAGGTTATGATGGTTGCCAACTTGCTCTTGCTTGGCTCCGAAGCTGGTTTTGTCAACCTCTATTTCAGAGACTATTACATGTCCAAGTTTTTCAAG AAATCTTTTCAGAGTTTGAACCCTGATATGCTACTAGTCTTAGGTGATGTTTCTGCGAAAGGGTCAGAGTTGTCAAGAACTAAATGGTTATCGGTGCTACATCAGTTTGATAACATGTTGGGTCCATTTCTTGATCTCCCTTTACATGTTATTCTTGGTGATAGGGATGTTGGAGAGTGTAGTGGTCTTTGTTCAAACTCTGTTAATTGGATAGCTAGGAATTTTCCGGGGTTGGATTCATCGGGATGTGGTGCTTTCGAAATTAGCAATATCAGCTTTGTTTCACTTAACGCTGTTGCGTTGATTTGTGGTAACAATAAACTCCGTTTTGACGTTGAGAAGGTTATAGAAAGGGAAAGTGTGGATCTACAAATGGAAATAGAAGGCATGGATGAAGCAAACAAAATAGAAGGCATGGATGAAGCAAACAATGGGTTTGGCATGTTTAGCGAAATGTCCAATGACTTTAGGTGGAGAGTAAATGCTATGAAATCGGGTTCTGGTCCTGTCCTATTACTTCATTTTCCCTTGTATCGGTCGGGGAAGACCCATATAGCAGAAGGTAGTACTTTCAAGTCTATCATTGATCCATCGGGCAAAGTTCCAGCTTCAGCACAGGGCGA AGGCTTTTCTGGGACCGGCCCTTATGATCTATCGCAGACTGTCCCACCAAATGCTACTGAATACATTTTTCATGCTCTTAAACCCAG GATTATTTTTAGTGCTCACACACAAGAATTTAGTGACCACACTCACTCAGATGGGACTCGAGAGGTAACAATTCCAGCCATGACATGGAAAGTGAGGGATGATCCGGGTTTTATTGTTGCAACCTTCCAAAGGAACAAAAGTGCA GGTGCAAAATCgacacgggttggcacatgggcgtgtggccagcccatgtggctcatacgggcgtgtggcttacccgtgtggaaatgcccaggccgtgtggatcctgaaaacaactctatttgtcctttttggcttgtttttcgctcctttcggtctcaaatgctctcctaa